The Stigmatopora argus isolate UIUO_Sarg chromosome 1, RoL_Sarg_1.0, whole genome shotgun sequence genome segment ttggaacccatgaccccagagttgtgaggccaacgcgctaactactTGGTCCACTGGGCCACCCGAAGCAGACCcgaaattttacaatttatttgtgaggactcagGTCGGAAGGAGGAgtggtgatttatgataacagattaaagcctgtcttttgtaacgaaagttaaacaagactgcataaacatttacatcttttatatgataataaacATGTTTTGCCGATTTCAATTGTTTAAATGCCTGTTCAGCAtcgaggtgccagtctttttgctctcgaATGAgcgcaaagagccacattaacTACATTCAGCGTAGCCAACACAATTTTGTGACGCATATTCAACAATTCAAAGCTTTTCCAAAATTCACACTTACCGCAACTGGTGTGTGTTTCTCTGTTCAGTTCTCCTGTTTATTTATCCTTAACATCTTGCGGCGTTTGTTCCCATGACGTCCGCAGAGCATGCTATGGCTCTGCGGCTCTGCCTCCAATTGCAATGACATTACAGCGTTTTCTCTATTTTATCCAAATTATCTATCTTATAACAAGTAAttcttagtttagtatccacacatcgttttagtatacatttttataaacattttttttaaagtcagtgttttagtatactttttttttctttacttcttTCAAAGTAATGATGTGGTTACATGTTATCcccagcctgcgtgggtttcctccgggtactccagtttcctcccacattccaaaaaacatgcatggtaggcttaatggacactaaattgcccctcgttatgagtgtgagcgtgaatggtaatttgtctccttgtgccctgcgattggctggccaccaattcagagtgtcccccgcctctggcccgaagtcagctgggatgggctccagcaccacccgcgaacataatgaggataaagcggttcagaaaattctATTTCAAAGGTGTGGTTTCTATCTCACTAAGTCATTAGCCTCAATTAAATACAAAAGCTACTTCTTACAGCTGCAATAGCAAAGGATCGTCTTATAAACATACTTTCCCCCCTTAAACTTGATCATGTGTTTTAATGGAAGCTAATGGAGTGGACTCGCCTTTTTGAGGAAAACAACTGGTGAATCGCCGGCTGACTCTTCACAGGTAGAGTTTCTTTCTTCAGGTATGtcttccgtccgtccgtccgtgtccaGCAAAGCGGGGGCTCAACTCAAGTCCCAAAGGGGCGAAGGTAAGGCAGCTGTCTGGGCAGCCGATCTTGGTGTGCGCGTATGCCTCCGTCTGTGGGCGTGTCCACTAACCTGAGCGCGCTTGATTCCATTGGAGGCGCCTCGGAATCCGAAGACCAACCGAACAACGCTTTTTCTCTATATACAAGACACATACTCACTCCAAACTTTGACGGCGATACACGTCCAGTCCGTTTTCACTGCGCCGGGCGTGCAAAATGAATTACACGccaatcgccgtcaatggcacttaaaGGTGGCTCATGCCAACTCAagcctaataaaaaaaatcctggattTATACAGCTCTAAATCATAGAGCAATCAAAAAAGCGTCATAGAAAAGCAGTTGGCATTTAAATATTGAATAAATAACACTAAATAATTTATATTAGCAGAAGATAACATGACATTGGCAAAGCTCATTGGACGAAAACATGATGTTGAGTTGTTGTtggatgaatattcattcatggaaatatatattttttccagccAAATAAGAAACATTGACTGGAAAACAATTGAGGATTGACCTAGCCTCGTTCagtaggataggctccagcaccccacggcCCTTTTCCTGAAGATGAGTGGTACAGaagataaataagtaataccTAACAAGTCAATTATGTAGATCTGCTGATCTTTTATTTCAAACTTGACACAGAATAGAAGGACATTTGGGGTTAGAAATGACTGAAAAAAGCAACTTTGCTCTTGTAATTTTCTGCCACATATTGATCAATATTAGGTAATAAACCAAGCATTGATCATCTTActttattgattaatttttgGAAATTTGACAAATTTCATTCAAGTTGCTAAGACAAACTTGATTTTGAGAATTAGATGGATGAACTCACAAAGACATcagatttaaaaagaataagTCATGTCATGATAGAATGAAATAAgccatctgcctcacagttgttGAATTTTAAGATTCTACCCATTTTATATATGGCTTTTCTTTAGGTATACCCCCCTCCCTCCTACAGTCCAAAACGAAAAGCCTTCCTGCACTTTGGAATCACCAAcgcaaaatgtctttttgtcaTGCATATTTGAACGTGTTTTTTTCACTCCGTGTGAAATGATCCCAACCTCAAATTCAGTTTACGTCACCCCAGAAATGATatgaaaaagagcaaaatgtctCAAACCTCCCAGCCACGAGCGATAATGTGCTTAACGCTACTCAAATATATTAAACCCTAACCACAACAAAAGAGATTAAGAGTTTTGAAATGGTCAGTGCTCATGTCACACTAACTATGCAAAAGATTTAATATACCTAATCCCCGATTTGCAGATTAGAAGAAAATCATAGTAAGCATGAAATTGTGGTGGATGTAGGTTTGGGTCAaatttaatgactcaaaataatgtttttgttttgttttgaatatttttactcATTATATCATCTTATTACTGCAaactaaaataatgaaaatacagAACACCCATTTATAGCTCAGATCTGAGGGTGAAACACTAACTAATAATTATCAGTATATGTTTAACGAGCGGCCAGGTggattagtggttagcgcgtcggcctcacagtggggccTGTgagattcaaatccaggtcggtccaccagtgtggagtttgcatgttctccctgggcctgcgtgggttttctctgggtactccagtttcctcccacattccaaaaacatgcatggtgggctgattggatactctaaattgcccctaggtatgagtgtgagagtgaatggttgtccgtctcctcgtgccctgtgattggctggccacagattcagggtgtcctctgcctctggcccagagtcagatgggataggctccagcacccccgccaccctaatgaggaaaatgagatgagatgagaagtattaaaaagtgataaaaatccagtaattattctcatttttatattttaaatatatttctatttcCATTACCGGTCACCATATCCAAAGTGGCCAAgttcagcaccccccacaaaccCTGGGAGTataaatgaaatgcaaaatTAATGGGGcaacatgaataaaaatgaaagaagtAAACATgtctttttctcaattttttaacaaatattataattttttctCTCGAGGAAACATGTGCATTGCATTTTAGAAAGAAACGTGAGTTTAACACCTGATTTAGTTTTGCGGGCCACATAAAAGGATGTGGTGGAATGTTTTTATGTCAATATTTAAATCCCAACTGTTTTTCTGTGAAGCTTTTTTGGGATCTCTATGATTCAGAGCTGTATAAATCTaagaagaatttttttttggcttttactgccattgacggctattgacgtccaatccggaTCTGGCAGCCGGGTCTAGAGTTTGACACAGGTGCAAGAGCtgaacaaccattcaaactcaAAGACATTTTAATGTAATCAGGGGGAAATTGTTAACCACAATCAAATGTATGCATGCATTGCCTTCAATATGCGACAATTCAGGATGGCTTCTGCTAGAGGGCACTATGACATCGGTTTGATTGCTGCAgagtgaaaaaatataaaagtatcACCACCAGAAGAGAAGAACATTTTGGATTAAATTTAagtattatattttaaaaattgtattagATGGAAACACAATTGTTACTTATTAAATGTGCAATGTATGACTTGTGTTGTTTCCAATTTGATTGTATACTTGTTTTTAACAGTGCTTATTTTCATGTGACttacatgattttttaaatgtgatttgaaGCACATTGAATTACGTTGTGTTGAATTCTGCATTACAAATAAATTTGCCTTGCCTAATGGTGATCTTGTCATAATTCTTTCCCAAGTACTTTAACCCCTTTGATGCCAAGATTTAAAAATCTTTTACTGGTGTTTTTGCTTCAAATCCCGCTGACAATTGAAATACAAcacctcaaaacaattaaataacacacacatgataaaataaaatttcaaaaaagaaaatatgatgataaaattattttatctatGATGGAAATTAGcactaaaaaatgactatttgtcAACAATTGTCTTGAGTTAAACATAAAACATTTATCATGTTTTACCAGTAGACTTTCGCATGTCATCAGAGTTCAAAGCAGGCATTGAATGATGTAAAAATAGATGTGTAAAGAATTTCAATTTATAATCATCTCCCCCATGAGATGTAATTAACATGATTCTCCACTCGACATTGGAATGAATCACGCTGAAGCCAAATGTACGCTTAGAATACGCTTCGGCGCTTACAAATAAGAACAAAGCAATTTAGCCACTTGCCTGAAGGAGCAATTACCTGCATAGACAGGGAGAAAAGCAATTATTAAACAGGAAATACGCCCATGAAATACAtaatgcatgtgtatgtatatttttgtattggtGTAAGTCATTTACTCGtgtactgccattgacagtggtaGACATCAAATCTATTTCAACTGGCACGTCTAGCATGAAGTGAACATGTTTCACTGTCATCAAACCAATGTGCATTCGACCCTCccggtcaaaatagattggacgtctatcatcctCAATGGCGGTCACGGAGTTAACAGTGCTGTGAAATACAATAGAAAGGGCCTTTAAAATGATAGGCATAGTTTGGACAAAAAGACATTCAAAATGTGACAGAAAAggctaaataataaaattacgTCCTAATTAGTTTCCTTTCTCAGTGCCCATTAAAAAATGTCCAAACAAAAGATGATGTCCTACCCAGTATGAGCTACAGACTTCTCACAGTCTGCCAGTATGCTTTTCTGTTGTTACCTTTCTGATATTCTGTGGATAGACAAACTAAAGATGGCCATCtgttctggttgtgacatcacaaccagaattgctggaaAAAAGTAGGCATTCCCTTATGCATTGTTTGGTTGGGAAAACTATGAAAtggtaaaagaaagaaaaaactaaggggaaaaagaaagacagaaagaaagaaatcaagaaaaatgaaaacaagaatGAATAAAAGCAAGCAAGAAAACACACCTCAGTTGcatgccaaattcatttttatgtacCTATGTAACATTACATTAGTGGTATATCAGTAAATTTTTTTACGTGTTCACTATTTCATAGCCCCTCTGAGGTTTAGGTGCCGCTACCCCTGCCTGTAAGTCTTTGAAATAGGAAATGTAAAGCAATTCATCCTCTGTTTCCTTTAGGTGTTGAAATTTCCGTGACTTCCTCCACGTTGTTAACAGCCGACATCGAATTACTATCAAACGGTTACCTGAAAAGTGAGCGTGAAATCTAGTTTGAAGCAAAGAAGTTTGTTGCTTCCATATGTAAAAACCAATCAAAGAGATAATCTAAGAAACACAGTGTGGTTTCATCTGCTTAGTAGGAATGAGTTGGGAGTGAAGAAATATTGGCTAATATGCCATCACTCAAGAGAAGGAGAATATTTCAAGATTGCAGTGTTCAGGCCAACTTCCCTATTtgctcaaaacaaaaaaacgttgACTCTCTAAGTGTAAGCATTCACTCTTTTTCTGCTTCAGCCCAACATTCACACTCCGACTCAGGATGGGGAACTTGGCAGCCAACGAGGGTCTCTCCATCTTTGTCATTGTGAGAATATTTTACTCAATACGATATTTATGCAGTGATTTTAGTATATTTCAACATTTACAATGCTGtaacttgattttatttcaatctGTTGTCTGTTTTTCCTCTGTCTAAATGATAACTtccttaaaaagtttttttttaaaaaaagttaatcaGACATCCAGGTGAACACAGTGTAATTAATTAAAAGTTTTGGAATGAAAAGTGTGTTATCAGATGGAGTGTATGTGCTTGGCTGTTTCAGCTCGTCTGGCTTGGGATTAATGCCTTCCTCTTCGTCCATTTCTACATGGCCTTTTTGGTCGACAAATGGTTCTACACCCGTGTGCTGCTTGGGGTGAGTAAAGATTCCAAATGATgcagaaaaagtcaaaattcagTGAGGAATGAGAAATGAAATGAagcttttctttgaaaaataagGGCATGGTGTAGACATTGTATGTCTTcatgttttttgcattaaaagttTATTTAAAGATCGAACACTAGAAATGAGAGATTGATGACTTTtccttttccttaaaaaaaaatacatgatcaaaaacaaaaagagaataCTCACCTGTCTCTTAATTGTTgttattaattaaaaagaaatctaaatgaAGATGTACTCTTTAAtcttttataattaaaaattgcaatttgaaaaatagaaatgaGACAAAGATAATATTTAGAGTAttagttttaaacaaaaaaagcgaatttaaaaaacaaaaaatatttgttcttgtttttttccctttttataaggtaaaaataaaaatatggtgtcctccgcctctggcctggagtcagctgggataggctccagcaccccccacgacccgaaTACCTCATacttcacactcatacctacgagcaatttagaatgtccaaccagcttaccatgcttctttttggaatgtgggaggaaaccggggtacccggagaaaacccgcgcaggcccagggacaagatgcaaactccacacaggtggactgacctggattcgaactgaggaccccagaactgtcaggGTGACAAGCTAAGCACTCTGCCGCCTTCTATATATAGAAGTAACACTATATAAAACAGGGGATGGCCAaatccggtcctcaagagcccctatccggtctgttttccttATCTCagtccaccaacacacctgaatcaaataatcacggtcattatcaagcttctggacagcttgctaatGAGTctcatcatttgattcaggtgtggtagaggagggagataagggaaacagactggataggggctctcgaggaccagacttgcccacccctgatataaaataaatatagaatcAATTTACTATTAGGAGGCTCAAGAAAGATAATTATTTTTAGGTCAAGAATATCCCTTAAATGTTGTCCATTTATGATATAATCAATTAGTCAATGAATTGTGTGCGTCCTAGATGACAGAAATAGTTGCAGAGAGAATTGTACCTATGATGTGACCAGTGACAAAGACCAGTTAGTAACCAATAGGCCAAGAATTGGGAAGAAAGGTCATATAAGGAGGAATCAGGGCAGAAGATTGGCAGTTTGCTAGTAATGACTGAGGGTGAATGGTGATTATTTTTCAGCATGCTCTGTCATGGGCTCGAGCTCCAGCCGCCTGCCTCAACTTCAACTGCATGCTCATCCTGTTACCCGTCTGCAGGAACCTACTCTCCTTCATGCGTGGTTCCATCCAGGTAGCTAAACTTCCAACTCTCCTCTGCTTCACTCAATTCTTGTGCTAAGTGGATAAATGTGCAGTTCTGCAGCCGCACGGCCGCTCGCCAGTTGGACCGAAACATCACCTTCCACAAACTGGTGGCATATATGATCGCTTTCCACACAGGTAGCGTTTGCTAGCCGCTCATGCAATGTCTCACAATGTGTCATCTCTTTAACATTTTCCGGCTCGCCATTTATAGCCGTGCATATTGTTGCACATTTGTTCAACTTTGAGTATTTCATGGACGCTCAGTTGGACCGCAACAGCAGCCTTCTGCCTTTTGTTCTGTCGGAAATCGGCAATGATGACAACGCATCCTTCCTCAACCCAATTAGGTCCAACGAAACGGTGAGTTAACAATAAGGTTCCACCATTTATTGATAACTCGACAATTACCAAAGTAGTTGATGACTATTTTGAGAGTTTATTGATTGATGACTCCAAGATGATCCAAATTCAATTATTGACTACCATTCAAGGCCATAGTAGGTATAGCAGTGACCGAATGAgttaaaaagtgtgttttgtgATGAGGAAAGTTACTATCTTTGCTACATTTGTGATGTCAGTTGGTCtcgatggcagcaaatgagtgaaCGGtcaattttctctttttttccggttcatttttcccctctttaaaaaaaattaaatggaaaaAGCAAATAATCTGTTTTAAGCAAGTATATTCTTATTATATATCTCATCtaacctcattttctgaaccgctaaattgaaaaagaaaaaatctgttttaagcaaatatattcatattatatttctcatcacattttctgaaccgctttatccgcattagggtcgcgggggggtgctggagcctgtcccagctgactccgggccagaggcagaggacaccctgaatcggtggccagccaatcgcagggcacgaggagacggacaaccattcactctcacactcatacctaggggcaatttagagtgtccaatcagcctaccatgcatgtttttggaatgtgtgatgaaaccggagtacccagtaTAAGTATACTGATGTGTAGCTGATGAAAGCAGATGAGTATCTTTATAACCAATCAAAATGAGATTCTCAGACACCTGCTCTTTTGCTGTAAAATGCGAATAACAAGCAAGCAAAGTCCACCTTTCACAGACAGCACTCACAAATGTAACAATAAATGACACGACTTAGTATATTAGAGCTCATTacaaattgcaaaaaataacaGTTAAATAGTAGACTACAAATAATCATTTGCGGCAGCCCACGTTCTATTATTAGCAACAAAAAAGCTCTGTCCATTATAGACACCTTCTTCTTAACAGAACCCAACAATTGTCATGTTCACCACCATTGCCGGTGTGACGGGTGTGGTGATCACGTTGGccctcatcctcatcatcacttCCTCAATGGAGGTCATCCGCCGCTCCTATTTTGAGCTCTTCTGGTACACCCACCACCTTTTTGTCCTGTTTTTCATCGGACTGGTATTCCATGGCTTTGGGTAGGAGATCGCCCTAATCAAGTTCATTTATTCTACGACAACCACGCTCATGAATAGCCATTTTTTTAGGAGGATTGTACGAGGACAGACATCTGCCAgcctaaaaacaaacaacccacTGGTCTGTGCAGACCACTTTGacgaatggggaaaaaatgggacCGAATGTGCGGTTCCAGTGTTTGCTGGGAATCCACCAATGGTAAATTGGCAAGCCAACTGGCTTTTAGTTTTCCACACATGCTCATATcctcgttttatttttttttcagacctGGAAGTGGATTGTCGGACCCATGATCTTATACGTTTGCGAGAGGCTCGTTCGCATCTATCGATCTCATCAAAAAGTGGTCATCACGAAGGTGAGTTCTCAATCGGAATAAATGACAAGTTGTGATTTCCCAAAAGCCCAATCAGACAAAAATCCACCTCGCAGGTTGTGATGCATCCTTCAAAAACTCTGGAGCTACAAATGAAGAGGAAAGGTTTCCACATGGAAGTCGGCCAGTACGTCTTCATCCAGTGCCCATCAGTCTCCAGGCTGGAGTGGCACCCGTTCACCCTCACCTCAGCCCCGGAGGAGGACTTCTTCAGCGCCCACGTTCGAATCGTCGGCGACTGGACTCAGGCGTTGTACGAAGCCTGCGGAGGAGACAAAACCGAGACTCAGGAAGCTTGGAAACTGCCCAAGTATGAACacaaatggtctttttttctcttgaaatggTCTCTGATTATGTCTGATAACAATTACTGGCAATTTTTGGAGAACCCATTGAGAGCTCATCTTCTCTCTAGGTGGCCCATTGTGCCATCGTAATTCTCACCGTTTAAAGAGTAGATGCAGACGCAAGCGACCATCCAAAGAAACAACGTGATCTGAGCAGCATCAAGTGGATGTTGTGCTGTTTgtcctgctttaaaaaaatggcaaatgctACTCATTTTTAACCGGTCAACATGGATCATTGAGGCTCTCATAATAGAATGATTTATCTTACAGAACTCTTCACAACAAATTCGTAAAAGGTGCTACAAAACTATGACCATCACAAGAGAATGACCTCACTAATTCAATTTTACGTGGATAAATTGAATTTCACACTTGTTTACCTTAAATATTCCAGCCAGAACAATGTATCAGGCAATGTCCACTTTTTTcaacaattctggttgtgacatcacaacctgAATTGATGATCATTCTAGTGCTGCGCTAGCAAGCCCATATTGACATAATGGTCAGACGTCAAAAAGAGACTAGCGTGTCTAGGGATCGCATGCTAGCAGACAGTAAAATCATCTCATTCTGAATGGAGCATAATCTTTTTTTGGAGAATGTTTTAGTGGGAGGGGCTAATGCATCCGAAAAAGAAAGACTAATCAGgctctaattttagtattaaaccttttctgtcaatttttgggataaattattttcccaaaaattgtctgctatcattttaaaatcaattggtgtatttatttatttatgtctaaaatgtcttttgctgtgtctgtattctcaccctcttgctactgtgaccgtgaaatttcccaaatatgggatgaataaagtaatctaatctaaactaatttTAGAGCACCTTTAAGCCTTTTGCCCTGGGTTCCTACAGGGTGGCCATTGACGGACCCTTTGGCACTGCCAGTGAGGACGTGTTCCGGTACGAGGTGGTCATGCTGGTGGGGGCGGGAATCGGTGTGACTCCTTTCGCATCGATACTCAAGTCTGTGTGGTACAAGCGCATCCAGAACCAGGACGTCTTTACCAGAAAGGTAATTCTAAGGTCAACTCACTTTCAGCGAGTAGGAATCATTTCTTTCATGTCCTTATTCAGATCTACTTCTACTGGCTTTGTCCGGAGACTCAGGCCTTTGAGTGGTTTGCGGACTTGCTTCAGTCGCTAGAGGCCCAGATGGCAGCGAAGAGCGTGACGGACTTCTTGAGCTATAATATCTACCTCACCCGCTGGAAGGAGGAAGAGGTGTCTGACTTCCACTGAGGTTTTTCCAGCCTTTCATGGCAAACATCTTTAATCAAACTCTTTGTTTCCAGGCTGCTCACTTCTGGGTGCACCATGAGGAGGAAAATGACCCAATCACAGGGCTCAAGCAGAAGACTCTTTACGGGAAGCCTAACTGGGACAGTGAGTTTACCAGCATCGCGTCAAATCATCCTGGGTGAGATCAGACATTTCACTTTCAGTTGAGTCAGCAATCCTGATTGTACTTTATTGCAATGAGTCGTCTGAATTTGTGCGTCCACAGAACCAAAGTGGGAGTGTTTCTGTGTGGACCACCACAGTTGGGCCAGTCGCTGGAGAAACAGTGTTTGTCAACCTCAGAAGCTGACGTCAAATTcatctttaataaagaaaactTTTAACGTGTCCGTCGACACCGAGTTGATGGCCATGAGTATGACGATGCAATCAAACATGCCTGTGAATATTCTCATGTCCGCAGGAAAAATTTGGAAATGTACTTAAAACAGGGGTTCTTatgtgcatgttttggccatTCTTTTATTTCTCCCGAAGTTAGTAAAACAAAAACGTAAAATGAGCCTACTTCTGTTTTATGGATGTcaacaccaacaacaaaaaaatataaaattaattaTCCTGTGTCAGCCCGGTGACCAAGTGGTtggcatgtcagcctcacaatcctagggtcgagggtttgatttgaggtcggttctcactgtgtggcgtttgcatgttcacactgggcttgcgtgggttttctctgggttcacCGATTTCCCTTATCCCAATCTCCAAGAATCAATGTGATATTTCCGAACTCTTTCTCATAACATCGGCTaggtacttaaaaaaagaaagaaaagtaaaaggaaaaataaataaatgaggaaGTATCCCGTCGCTagaaaagaaattatttttaacactgTGTCGATGGGGTGAGATACACACAAAAAGTTGATGTGACAGtccaaaacataattaattttcCAGTTCtccagtgttattttttttccgatACAATTCAAcctcatgataaaataaagctGTTATCTTTCCAATGAGCAAGTTTTCCAAGAATTCCAAGTACAGTCAGTCTTACCCAACTTATGAAATTAACATCCTCAAAATGTTTTTcggaacttggattttttgtaagtagaagcgtattttacaaagaattagcataatttgttccacgatCTTTAATACTACACTGTAGACCATTTAAAAACGATAAATGTAGGATATGCTCTAATAATTTTAGGCAACACTTTGACGAATCTTAAAGCTAAATATTTAGGAGCTCCTTTTTGCACTCATAAAATGTAATGGTTAAGGGACCAAAACTGTCTTGACCTTGTGATTGATATTTTGAGGAAGCTAATCTTCTCTCACATATGCCTCTGACCAGCTGTTTTGCAAACAATTGCacaaaatgacagaaataaaATAGTCGGTATTTTCCACATTGAGATTGTTCTGCTTTAGTAGTTTCATAACCTTGCTTCTGTTTTTCCACACAacttaatttcataagtagaggtacaactgtactttTAACAAACTATTTTATTCTTTGAAACAAGTACACCCCCATTATTTTTGAATATCCATTGAGTTGTCAGAGAcatgtaatcattttaattatttgatttgaaatatgTGTAGGCTGtgtgtttcaaaataaatgccCCCCTGAGTGACGGTGAAGTGGTTCACTCAGTTGACTTTGGTGGGGAcaagcgtgggattgattcTTGCTTGGTGGCGGTATATGCCCTATGGCTGATTGGCAagcaatctagggtgtagtccatCTTTCACCcaaagtaagctgggataggctccagcaccccccacaactttTGTcttggataagcggtacagaaaatgaattaaaaggatCACAAATTTTTCCTGCTTTCAAACCCTGCTGTATCTGCCAGTCGCAGCTCTTTCTGGCTAGGACTTACACCCCAATGCCTTTAAAATTTACTAGCTGCCACCATTCAGAGCAAAATGCTGAAAATGCTAAACTACTGAAAAATAAGGTGGGTCAAACAATGGtgcctctaattttttgtttgtctgggcagaaagacaacctcgctgagcacactgagtaccagagtgagcaacatcatcattgctcgctatgggc includes the following:
- the cybb gene encoding NADPH oxidase 2, with the protein product MGNLAANEGLSIFVILVWLGINAFLFVHFYMAFLVDKWFYTRVLLGHALSWARAPAACLNFNCMLILLPVCRNLLSFMRGSIQFCSRTAARQLDRNITFHKLVAYMIAFHTAVHIVAHLFNFEYFMDAQLDRNSSLLPFVLSEIGNDDNASFLNPIRSNETNPTIVMFTTIAGVTGVVITLALILIITSSMEVIRRSYFELFWYTHHLFVLFFIGLVFHGFGRIVRGQTSASLKTNNPLVCADHFDEWGKNGTECAVPVFAGNPPMTWKWIVGPMILYVCERLVRIYRSHQKVVITKVVMHPSKTLELQMKRKGFHMEVGQYVFIQCPSVSRLEWHPFTLTSAPEEDFFSAHVRIVGDWTQALYEACGGDKTETQEAWKLPKVAIDGPFGTASEDVFRYEVVMLVGAGIGVTPFASILKSVWYKRIQNQDVFTRKIYFYWLCPETQAFEWFADLLQSLEAQMAAKSVTDFLSYNIYLTRWKEEEAAHFWVHHEEENDPITGLKQKTLYGKPNWDSEFTSIASNHPGTKVGVFLCGPPQLGQSLEKQCLSTSEADVKFIFNKENF